A window of the Dictyostelium discoideum AX4 chromosome 4 chromosome, whole genome shotgun sequence genome harbors these coding sequences:
- a CDS encoding phospholipase D produces the protein MNSFLARVGSLGNIFKSKSFSQQFRKNLKNESYYKKVKSSWMNATQKLFKLDEPTKGNNVTIFFTGDEMFRHMWGCIKSAKESIYLETYTIEPDLIGNKTIELLTEAQRRGVQVKFAYDSIGSSGLSDFDIYEMRVSGVDIYQFNPVEISSILPYTLRNHRKIIVVDEKYGFCGGMNISGKYASSNMDGGKDYFRDTHCMIEGPAVKNLLNIFHDSVKDKRIIEKPVNKIGSPALLALHFPYASEMDSKIYKKPIYELNEEFKESIENNNQYINNNDNNNYKDKELDDEYEDEDDTFNDITQSTYYHYQPPINSTNYTNNNKIRQNEKNLIKLETQQQFLKDEDLTEFTIEDDDDDEEGEDDDENEDEFKEFVSLTSEYKNLENLNKLNDYLNDESNINLNNGNGSGSKKIEIVQSKTISNAVVQVQQSNQFRNKREIQKALLIALNKSYDHCYFTTPYFLPPRKLRKAIVNAAKRGVDVKIITAGKSDVPWFRNASRYIYPLFLKHEKIKIYELESITLHAKTLSIDGMYSTIGSYNLDTWSQRNLEANLAFFSPNVVKVLEDQFKNDLKSCSEVTLKDIGNRPFLDRLICFFAFQMSKILKPT, from the exons atgaattcatttttagCTCGTGTTGGTTCATTAggaaatatatttaaatctaaatcaTTTTCACAACAATTTaggaaaaatttaaagaatgaaagttattataaaaaagttaaaagtAGTTGGATGAATGCAACTCAAAAACTCTTTAAATTAGATGAACCAACAAAAGGAAACAATGTTACAATCTTTTTTACAGGTGATGAAATGTTTAGACATATGTGGGGTTGTATTAAAAgt gcaaaagaatcaatttatttagaAACATATACAATTGAACCAgatttaattggtaataaaaCCATTGAATTATTGACAGAAGCACAAAGAAGAGGTGTTCAAGTTAAATTTGCATATGATTCAATTGGTAGTTCAGGATTATCAGATTTTGATATTTATGAAATGAGAGTTTCCGGTGTTGATATCTATCAATTCAATCCGGTTGAAATTAGTTCAATATTACCATACACATTAAGAAATCATAGAAAGATTATAGTTGTTGATGAAAAGTATGGTTTTTGTGGTGGTATGAATATATCTGGTAAATATGCTTCATCAAATATGGATGGTGGTAAAGATTATTTCCGTGATACTCATTGTATGATTGAAGGACCTGCCgttaaaaatcttttaaatatttttcatgATTCTGTTAAAGATAAAAGAATCATTGAAAAACcagtaaataaaattggttcACCTGCTTTACTAGCTCTACATTTTCCATATGCATCTGAAATGGATTccaaaatatataaaaaaccaatttatgaattaaatgaagaatttaaagaatcaattgaaaataataatcaatatataaataataatgataataataattataaagataaagaacttgatgatgaatatgaagatgaagatgatacaTTTAATGATATAACTCAATCAacatattatcattatcaaccACCAATAAATAGTACaaattatacaaataataataaaataaggcaaaatgaaaagaatttaataaaattagaaacacaacaacaatttttaaaagatgaagatttaactgaatttacaattgaagatgatgatgatgatgaagaaggagaggatgatgatgaaaatgaagatgaatttaaagaatttgtaTCATTAACAAgtgaatataaaaatttagagaatttaaataaattaaatgattatttgaatgatgaatcaaatataaatctaaataatggtaatggtagtggtagtaaaaAGATTGAAATAGTTCAATCAAAGACTATTTCAAATGCAGTTGTTCAAGTTCAACAATCAAATCAGTTTAGAAATAAAAGGGAGATTCAAAAAGCATTATTAATTGCATTGAATAAGTCGTATGATCATTGTTATTTCACTACACCTTATTTTTTACCACCAAGAAAATTAAGAAAGGCAATTGTTAATGCCGCAAAACGTGGTGTTGATGTAAAGATTATTACGGCTGGAAAAAGTGATGTCCCTTGGTTCCGTAATGCTTCGAGATATATTTAtccactttttttaaaacatgaaaaaattaaaatttatgaaTTGGAATCAATCACTTTACATGCGAaaactttatcaattgatggtATGTATTCAACAATTGGAAGTTACAATTTGGATACCTGGTCTCAAAGAAATCTCGAAGCGAATCTCGCCTTCTTTAGTCCAAATGTCGTAAAAGTTTTAGAagatcaatttaaaaatgatctCAAATCCTGTAGCGAAGTAACCTTAAAAGATATTGGTAACCGTCCATTTTTAGATcgtttaatttgttttttcgCTTTCCAAATgagtaaaattttaaaaccaacgtaa
- the ripA gene encoding ras interacting protein (alternatively spliced), whose translation MSVYCELVDVVQQIRYKTQIFYETFKRDSIAEQIYNFSNESTSEIDPDIPFSKSLDKDYSLLYRPVSTSNNNATSGNSTPPNNAISPNQQQQQQQQAQQQQQQQQQQQQQQQHQQQQQQQQQQQQQQQQQQQQQQAQQQQQQAQQQAQVQAQQQQQKPTTATTASTVTTTPQQQPSPNNTTSSCTSSSSGSSSGTTNTTSNTTTSTNTSTVTSATNSSTISSLTSTNASTSSAYSTDQQKPNQPPQQPQNISQPQNISQQQNTNNVQQNNQQQQQQQQQQQQQQTSTSPKKCKIVTFTGTSVKLNSKTLQKSDKTSEKENKQQQPDSSKTQQQQQAQQQQSQQQQQAQQQQQQQQQQQQQQQQQQQQQQQQQQQQQQQPVFIFVKEKVNKVNHDLPITPPPSLLTRLVKPNSEEAEYGDIVPPPGMGLTLSIHTGNTGAGQLKVRVIEKATIIQTIFATLKLHHNNGGTGLIPDPKAYNLRIADSNGRIDQDFPPLDPNQYITKFKDEVLVLCPNPKFDLKKSSSSLSISGGVPQQNNNNSVNSNSSNNSNSSNNNMKSSGFQPQQSQQQQQQTQQTQQTQQQAQQAPQQQQSQQQQQQQQQHPQQIQQQLSSNQLQPDQVGGGGGGGGGNFHRTHHRNVSSGPDAPLVVKITLPDSSITKVVFQKTMLLKDLLESTCKKRKLLISDHYFTLENGQTCNGTLPMEKLGGADLILVSRRPIEQMTALSPTDTDSTGSSSDLQQDIFWYDALAWQYKTYEVTKTKKYGPKQDRIIGIDRERVTNMSPKDTETKRPARLIKDISKVALLEKPKYFTIEYNDGKSYIYEAKTTSLANNYLCK comes from the exons atgtcagTTTATTGTGAATTAGTTGATGTTGTACAACAAATAAGATATAAAACTCAAATTTTCTACGAGACATTCAAAAGAGATAGTATAGCAGaacaaatatataatttttcaaatgaaagTACATCAGAAATTGATCCAGACATACCATTTAGTAAGAGTTTAGATAAAGATTATTCTTTGTTATATAGACCAGTTtcaacatcaaataataatgcaaCTTCTGGTAATTCAACACCACCAAATAATGCAATATCaccaaatcaacaacaacaacaacaacaacaagcacaacaacaacaacaacaacaacaacaacaacaacaacaacaacaacatcaacaacaacaacaacaacaacaacaacaacaacaacaacaacaacaacaacaacaacaacaacaagcacaacaacaacaacaacaagcacaacaacaagctcaagtacaagcacaacaacaacaacaaaaaccaacaactgcaacaacagcatcaacagtaacaacaacaccacaacaacaaccatcacCTAATAATACTACTAGTAGTTGTacaagtagtagtagtggaaGTAGTAGTGGTACAACAAACACAACAAGTAATACAACAACTAGTACAAACACATCAACTGTAACATCTGCAACAAACTCATCAACTATTTCATCACTTACATCAACAAATGCTTCAACCTCATCTGCTTATTCTACTGATCAACAAAAACCAaatcaaccaccacaacaaccacaaaatATATCACAACCACAAAATatatcacaacaacaaaacacTAATAATGtacaacaaaataatcaacaacaacaacaacaacaacaacaacaacaacaacaacaaacatcAACTTCAccaaaaaaatgtaaaatagTAACTTTTACCGGTACAtctgtaaaattaaatagcAAAACACTTCAAAAATCCGATAAAACTagtgaaaaagaaaataaacaacaacaaccagaTAGTAGTaaaactcaacaacaacaacaagctcaacaacaacaatctcaacagcaacaacaagctcaacaacaacaacaacaacaacaacaacaacaacaacaacaacaacaacaacaacaacaacaacaacaacaacaacaacaacaacaacaacaaccagtatttatatttgtaaaagaaaaagttaataaagtTAATCATGATTTACCaataacaccaccaccatcattattaacCAGATTGGTTAAACCAAATAGTGAAGAGGCAGAGTATGGTGACATAGTTCCGCCACCTGGTATGGGTTTAACATTATCAATTCATACTGGAAATACAGGTGCTGGTCAATTAAAAGTTAGAGTCATTGAAAAGGCTACCATTATTCAAACCATTTTTGCAACACTTAAACTTCAtcataataatggtggtacTGGTTTAATTCCAGATCCAAAAGCATACAACCTTAGAATTGCCGATTCCAATGGTAGGATCGATCAAGATTTCCCTCCATTGGATCCAAATCAATATATAACTAAATTTAAGGATGAAGTATTGGTACTTTGTCCAAATCCAAAATTCGATCTAAAGAAATCCTCTTCATCACTTTCAATAAGTGGTGGTGTaccacaacaaaataataataacagtgtaaatagtaatagtagtaataatagtaatagtagtaataataatatgaaatcATCTGGTTTCcaaccacaacaatcacaacaacaacaacaacaaactcaacaaactcaacaaactcaacaacaagctcaacaagctccacaacaacaacaatcacagcaacaacaacaacaacaacaacaacatcctcaacaaattcaacaacaattaagttcaaatcaattacaacCTGATCAAGTTGGTGGAGGAGGTGGTGGGGGTGGAGGTAATTTCCATAGAACTCACCATAGAAATGTTAGTTCAGGTCCTGATGCTCCATTAGTAGTGAAAATTACATTACCTGATAGTAGTATAACAAAAGTTGTTTTCCAAAAAACAATGTTATTAAAGGACCTATTGGAATCAACTTGTAAAAAGAGAAAACTTTTGATTTCCGATCATTATTTCACACTAGAGAATGGTCAAACTTGTAATGGTACTTTACCAATGGAGAAATTAGGTGGTGCCGATTTAATTCTAGTTTCAAGACGTCCCATTGAACAAATGACTGCATTATCACCAACTGATACCGATTCAACTGGTTCTTCATCAGATCTTCAACAAGATATCTTTTGGTATGATGCTTTAGCTTGGCAATATAAAACTTATGAGGTAACTAAAACGAAAAAATATGGTCCAAAACAAGATAGAATCATTGGTATCGATAGGGAAAGAGTAACAAATATGTCTCCAAAAGATACTGAAACTAAAAGA CCTGCaagattaattaaagatatttcaAAAGTTGCTTTATTAGAAAAACCAAAATACTTTACTATTGAATATAATGATGGAAAATCTTATATTTATGAAGCTAAAACCACTTCACTCGCAA ATAATTATTTATGCAAATAA
- the ripA gene encoding ras interacting protein (alternatively spliced) — translation MSVYCELVDVVQQIRYKTQIFYETFKRDSIAEQIYNFSNESTSEIDPDIPFSKSLDKDYSLLYRPVSTSNNNATSGNSTPPNNAISPNQQQQQQQQAQQQQQQQQQQQQQQQHQQQQQQQQQQQQQQQQQQQQQQAQQQQQQAQQQAQVQAQQQQQKPTTATTASTVTTTPQQQPSPNNTTSSCTSSSSGSSSGTTNTTSNTTTSTNTSTVTSATNSSTISSLTSTNASTSSAYSTDQQKPNQPPQQPQNISQPQNISQQQNTNNVQQNNQQQQQQQQQQQQQQTSTSPKKCKIVTFTGTSVKLNSKTLQKSDKTSEKENKQQQPDSSKTQQQQQAQQQQSQQQQQAQQQQQQQQQQQQQQQQQQQQQQQQQQQQQQQPVFIFVKEKVNKVNHDLPITPPPSLLTRLVKPNSEEAEYGDIVPPPGMGLTLSIHTGNTGAGQLKVRVIEKATIIQTIFATLKLHHNNGGTGLIPDPKAYNLRIADSNGRIDQDFPPLDPNQYITKFKDEVLVLCPNPKFDLKKSSSSLSISGGVPQQNNNNSVNSNSSNNSNSSNNNMKSSGFQPQQSQQQQQQTQQTQQTQQQAQQAPQQQQSQQQQQQQQQHPQQIQQQLSSNQLQPDQVGGGGGGGGGNFHRTHHRNVSSGPDAPLVVKITLPDSSITKVVFQKTMLLKDLLESTCKKRKLLISDHYFTLENGQTCNGTLPMEKLGGADLILVSRRPIEQMTALSPTDTDSTGSSSDLQQDIFWYDALAWQYKTYEVTKTKKYGPKQDRIIGIDRERVTNMSPKDTETKRPARLIKDISKVALLEKPKYFTIEYNDGKSYIYEAKTTSLANEIVGKISYILGK, via the exons atgtcagTTTATTGTGAATTAGTTGATGTTGTACAACAAATAAGATATAAAACTCAAATTTTCTACGAGACATTCAAAAGAGATAGTATAGCAGaacaaatatataatttttcaaatgaaagTACATCAGAAATTGATCCAGACATACCATTTAGTAAGAGTTTAGATAAAGATTATTCTTTGTTATATAGACCAGTTtcaacatcaaataataatgcaaCTTCTGGTAATTCAACACCACCAAATAATGCAATATCaccaaatcaacaacaacaacaacaacaacaagcacaacaacaacaacaacaacaacaacaacaacaacaacaacaacaacatcaacaacaacaacaacaacaacaacaacaacaacaacaacaacaacaacaacaacaacaacaacaagcacaacaacaacaacaacaagcacaacaacaagctcaagtacaagcacaacaacaacaacaaaaaccaacaactgcaacaacagcatcaacagtaacaacaacaccacaacaacaaccatcacCTAATAATACTACTAGTAGTTGTacaagtagtagtagtggaaGTAGTAGTGGTACAACAAACACAACAAGTAATACAACAACTAGTACAAACACATCAACTGTAACATCTGCAACAAACTCATCAACTATTTCATCACTTACATCAACAAATGCTTCAACCTCATCTGCTTATTCTACTGATCAACAAAAACCAaatcaaccaccacaacaaccacaaaatATATCACAACCACAAAATatatcacaacaacaaaacacTAATAATGtacaacaaaataatcaacaacaacaacaacaacaacaacaacaacaacaacaacaaacatcAACTTCAccaaaaaaatgtaaaatagTAACTTTTACCGGTACAtctgtaaaattaaatagcAAAACACTTCAAAAATCCGATAAAACTagtgaaaaagaaaataaacaacaacaaccagaTAGTAGTaaaactcaacaacaacaacaagctcaacaacaacaatctcaacagcaacaacaagctcaacaacaacaacaacaacaacaacaacaacaacaacaacaacaacaacaacaacaacaacaacaacaacaacaacaacaacaacaacaacaaccagtatttatatttgtaaaagaaaaagttaataaagtTAATCATGATTTACCaataacaccaccaccatcattattaacCAGATTGGTTAAACCAAATAGTGAAGAGGCAGAGTATGGTGACATAGTTCCGCCACCTGGTATGGGTTTAACATTATCAATTCATACTGGAAATACAGGTGCTGGTCAATTAAAAGTTAGAGTCATTGAAAAGGCTACCATTATTCAAACCATTTTTGCAACACTTAAACTTCAtcataataatggtggtacTGGTTTAATTCCAGATCCAAAAGCATACAACCTTAGAATTGCCGATTCCAATGGTAGGATCGATCAAGATTTCCCTCCATTGGATCCAAATCAATATATAACTAAATTTAAGGATGAAGTATTGGTACTTTGTCCAAATCCAAAATTCGATCTAAAGAAATCCTCTTCATCACTTTCAATAAGTGGTGGTGTaccacaacaaaataataataacagtgtaaatagtaatagtagtaataatagtaatagtagtaataataatatgaaatcATCTGGTTTCcaaccacaacaatcacaacaacaacaacaacaaactcaacaaactcaacaaactcaacaacaagctcaacaagctccacaacaacaacaatcacagcaacaacaacaacaacaacaacaacatcctcaacaaattcaacaacaattaagttcaaatcaattacaacCTGATCAAGTTGGTGGAGGAGGTGGTGGGGGTGGAGGTAATTTCCATAGAACTCACCATAGAAATGTTAGTTCAGGTCCTGATGCTCCATTAGTAGTGAAAATTACATTACCTGATAGTAGTATAACAAAAGTTGTTTTCCAAAAAACAATGTTATTAAAGGACCTATTGGAATCAACTTGTAAAAAGAGAAAACTTTTGATTTCCGATCATTATTTCACACTAGAGAATGGTCAAACTTGTAATGGTACTTTACCAATGGAGAAATTAGGTGGTGCCGATTTAATTCTAGTTTCAAGACGTCCCATTGAACAAATGACTGCATTATCACCAACTGATACCGATTCAACTGGTTCTTCATCAGATCTTCAACAAGATATCTTTTGGTATGATGCTTTAGCTTGGCAATATAAAACTTATGAGGTAACTAAAACGAAAAAATATGGTCCAAAACAAGATAGAATCATTGGTATCGATAGGGAAAGAGTAACAAATATGTCTCCAAAAGATACTGAAACTAAAAGA CCTGCaagattaattaaagatatttcaAAAGTTGCTTTATTAGAAAAACCAAAATACTTTACTATTGAATATAATGATGGAAAATCTTATATTTATGAAGCTAAAACCACTTCACTCGCAA ATGAAATTGTTGGCAAAATATCATATATTTTAGGAAAATAG